ACCTTTAATAAAGTTTAGAAAgtaggaaataataaaaatacagcaTTTGCAAGGGAGATGTAATGAGGGGTTGGTCACATTTATGTtagatgatattattattatatataattcataacaacaacaccaacaacagcctgtaaattccaactgctgggctaaaggcctcctctcccttagaggagaaggtttggaacatattccaccacactgttccaatgcgggctggtggaatacacatgtggcagaatttctacgaaatttgtcacatgcaggtttcctcacgatgttttccttcaccgctgagcacgagatgaattataaagacaaattaagcacatgaaacagcggtgcttgcctgggtttgaacccgcaatcatcggttaagatgcacgcgttctgggccatctcgacttataaaatcttccaatattatatgaattatttttaaatattacagggTTTCCCAGTATTTGCAACGGTGATCATTGCAAATTATATAGTTGTGAAAGATTGTAAGCACATAGTGGATTCGCTAACAGACGACGATGTGGCCAATATAGTCAAACTTTCAAAGGATCCCCAGATTGGGGAGAGAATCGTCAAAAGTATTGCTCCATCTATATACGGACATGATTACATCAAACGAGGCTTAGCACTCGCTTTGTTTGGGGGTGAACCTAAGAATCCTGgtgagaaatataatttttgtttttaatatgtacATTACTGTAGACTGCAAAAAAACACCAAAGTGAAAACAGAAATTGTAAGGTGGTGTCATATTATCAAATTCATAGACAATATTGATCCTATCAAAGAAGGAGTAAAGTGAATATAACAAACATTAGATTAAcataatgtatttgttttaatatgtagtACAAACAGCTCCGAatgaatattttagatttacatacattactaaATACCATAGTTAATTTAAGGTCTCACTCCATGATACCACATTCATTCaatgtaaaatttgtttgaCATCATTGAAATAGATTATACTTTAGCTGGAATgtgaaatgtatataaaaaaaaaatactacttctggccatgttaattaatatacttatattattttaggtgATAAGCATAAACTAAGAGGAGACATCAATGTATTGATATGCGGGGACCCCGGTACAGCTAAATCacaatttttgaaatatacagAAAAGGTGAGTTTAATAtagttctatatttataataataagaatttttGACCTTTTGGATAAGTTTTGCAGCTTACTCTATCTGCTAGTGCAGCTGTTACAGTGTTAGTTGGTGTTTAAATATGGTAGATTCTTATCCTATAAACGCAGTTTACCGCACTAAGAGcgtatgattaatatatctttatttatgatACCATACTATTACATTTAAGTACTTATTTCCACTTAAATTATACTTCCAAATTTCCCATTATATCTTCGTCAACTTTAAAAACGCCATTGTGtagcaaatccatagtgaatatcatagattaatcaagctctcgaccaatgatatctcGTCAatttgcttcttttttatggttggaatagagtatagaaagattcaaattaaatatgtttaacaatattttttccttaCATGCTGACTATTTGTGGAAACAGGGATAATTGTAAGgtacttttgtatatttatatattttagaaagatATACAAACATTGCtctgttaataaaacaaaataaaattattctagtTACTACTCTTATATTGATCATCTAATCCTCGCTTCCATTTAAAAATTTTGAGATTGAATGAAATTTTCACAGTTCTTCTTATACATTCAATACTAAACTTGGcatttaagatgttatgtgtcATGTGTCTGAAATAACACTGGCCTGCTGCTGGCTTTTTtttctaagaaaaaaataatatgtgtatTGATTTTTAGGGATAGATTAACAGTTACATGGATACCCAAACCAGCAGCCTTGCACATAATCTTTATAGAAGTACATTTCTATGTATACAAGTGTGCGCTATAAcacaggtatatttttattcatacacCATAATCCGATGGGAGGTTTCAAAACGATAGGAAAAAGCAAGATCAAAGGCAGAGGCACAGGAGTATACCTACTTCCAACTCTGCAATGTTACTGACAATTTTGCAATATCTAATAACTTCATCAGTCTGACTTGGGGTTTCAACCTAGGACCTCAGACTCAGCTATATATATAGCTAATAGACAAAATggtagttaataatattaatgtatcaaTATTGTTTTTAGATCGCACCCCGAGCCATATTCACAACCGGTCAAGGCGCCAGCGCCGTCGGTCTCACAGCCTACGTGAGAAAGAGCCCAACCACAAGGTACTatacagtttattatttttaatcttatctGTGATGATGATCTTACAAATTTGGATCATAGCGGACATTCTCAAGCATAGTGCTGTGCAgaattacagttatttattcTTCTATGGTGTAACAAATTTcctgacaaaaaaaaattacaaaatacagcCTTGCAGCTAAGCTGTTTAAactataatgttgtcttaaattttcgcgattattacacatttaaataaaactagttataacggattgtaatcgcgtatattaattattttggacatcccgacgtttcgagcactttacagcgttcgtggtcacgggtctacccgtgtaaacgttttatttaaatgtttaaactatttttggttaaaataaattttactatttaaaattaggagataaataaaaaagtagattGTCTACAAACATATATCAAAACATGATATTTCCAGGGAATGGACTTTAGAAGCGGGTGCGCTAGTTCTGGCAGACCGAGGCGTCTGTCTCATAGATGAGTTCGACAAAATGAATGACCAAGACCGAACCTCCATCCACGAGGCTATGGAGCAACAGTCCATATCAATTTCCAAAGCTGGTATTGTCACATCATTACATGCGAGGTGAgttacatatacaattaaacatataataaaattggagtgtctgtttctaatattaaattcaccgttttttactaaatgcatatatatgtataattgtagccacggcacatataccaaaattttggtttctttttttttcaatttttgtctgtcttctgattttgttccggctaatctataAAACGGCTACACCGATTTTGATTtgactttcaatggcagatagctgatgtaataaggaccTTATGATACGATAATAACTTCTTTTTAATTCAAAGGACCAAGAAGTCGAAGGCACatcgtttaaatataaactgaaaCTCATGAAATGCGTATTAATATTCCAGATGTTCAATAATAGCAGCAGCCAACCCGATCGGCGGGCGATACGACGCGTCTCTCACGTTCACTGAGAACGTAAACCTCTCCGAGCCTATCCTATCTCGGTTCGACGTGCTCTGCGTGGTCAGGGACGAGGCTGATCCCATGCAAGACGCTCATTTAGCTAAgtgagtatataataataataatcatttatttcaggcTACGCCCATATAGTGTTAGTAACAATGTTCTTAAAACTAGTGTTAGTAGAGAATTACATCacagttacatttattaattatctacttggtggtagggctttgtgcaagcccgtctgggtaggtaccacccactcatcagttattctaccgccaaataacagtattcagtattgttgtgttccggtctgaagggtgagtgagccagtgtaactacaggcacaagggacataacatcttagttcccaaggttggtggcacattgacgatgtaaggaatagttaatatttcttacagcgtcattgtctatgggcgatggtgaccacttaccatcaggtggcccatatgctcggccgccaaactatacaataaaaaaaaaaaaaattttaatattcaatatggaTTTTAATCCAATGACGCAGCATTGGACACTCCCATCTATCAGCGAATACACTCAGAATATTATTGTTGCTGCCGCGGACACGCGAAATCAACGACGCGCACCTCTTACGCATTATGGCTTTAAAGCCATCAATGCGCCATTCCGCGAACATGTTGGAAGCACTGTAGCGCCACGGTAGCCCCAACAACATCCTGAGCTGATATTTCAATAAACGTAAAATTTAAGCTTAGTGACGACCTCCATGATCGAgtggtgtacaccggttttcatgggtacgccactctgaggtcccgggttctatgttgtctcgggtctgggtgtttgtggtaccgtcgtcacttatgatttccataacacaagtatagtacgacacaacttagatgtcgcatcggcaaaattcgtaaattgAGTGCGCgctcccaaattatcagtatttatgtctcacgcgaatatgatctttacacaaacgtaattacttgtaatgtcatatgacctaatatattcgtcaatttgacgcgtcgttttacatgcacttgctttctctgacgcgtgaatctatagcgacgaatagcgtcgaatggcgcgacagggagctctttctattggttgtgtaaatcggtagtaatcggttttattttcatcccattccattttccgatgctacatgtaatttgtgtcgtactatatatatattacaataaacgtAAAAGTGAAGCTTAGTGACGACCTCcatgatcgagtggtgtgtacaccggttttcatgggtacgccactctgaggtcccgggttctatgttgtctcgggtctgggtgtttgtggtaccgtcgttacttctgatttccataacacaagtacttcagctacttacattgagatcagagtaatgtatgtgatgttgtctcatatttatttatctagtgTAGAGTCAGTTGCAGACTGGACTACTAAACAAAGACCTTTGATTAAGATACAAGGGAAATTccctttaaatttttataattatttgataattactAACAATGTGTTCATTTAAACTTGGCCACTGAGCCATTCCAtttcaaaatatgaaaataacagTGGTACTTTAGATGTTtagattttcattaataaaaaatctgtacTTAATTTAGttcatgaattaaataaatggtacttaaatatataaagtagtgTGAAGCCTCACACTCTACCCTAGTGTTCCCAAAATCAATACTTAAactgatacatacatatatgtaatatactatatacattaACTCGAGAGCACACACTCCCCTAATAATGTTAATGTTAGcgtaattaaaatctaaataaataaaatttgtagcttcgttaattttgtatattcattcacgattttttaataaatatgaaaaaaaaaaatattttaagcaactGGGCATAAAAAAACGATTTTCACTAAAATTCAAGTTAGTGTAGTACAAAACTATTTGTGtcgatattatattgttattagttaagtgtaaattataaaacacttCTACTAAAGACTTGTTCTTCTGTTTGCTCTGGATAATCTaaagaacggctggaccgattcatattataaataatattgtattaatttttttatcttagaTTTGTAGTGAGCTCACATATAAGACATCACCCCACCCAACGCGGTACAACTTTGGAAGACACATCGACGGACAACGATTTCATCCTACCTCAAGAGCTATTCAAGAAGTACATTGTGTATGCGAGAGAAAATGTACATCCAAAATTGCaggtaacattaaaaaaatatattttgaaaactgTGTGACTGATAAGGAAATATACTGCAGACAATTTAATTATAGCTGGTACTCGtatagaaattttttttttcttcattaacataagaattaataacattaaatgtttaaatatatacaaatatgaaataattataaattcttaaaaaatactataatttaaaatagtacattattttatatacataatttttaccgGCGGCTTCGCTATCGTTGTAATTTTGAATGTCTGGTGCTAgacttaaaaaaacaataaaataaataattaataacgccTCTTTGACgccctccgtagtcgagtagtgtttacacctgttttcatgggtacgccactccgaggtcccgggttcgattcccagccgagtcaatgtagattatcattagttttctatattgtcttgggtctggatgtttgtggtaccgtcgttacttctgattttccataacacaagtgctttagctacttacattgggatcagagtaatttatgtgatgtctTAATAACCCaatcttccttggagtttattCAAGTTAGGTTCAGTTGTTtggagcaacagacagacagagtttataatattagtatagatcattaaaatattacttttacgtcaattaaaatattctatttataactGTTAAATTTTCCTATAGAACATGGACCAAGACAAAGTGGCGAAAATGTATAGCCAGCTGAGACAAGAATCTTTGGCAACTGGCAGCCTGCCTATCACTGTTCGACATATTGAATCTGGTAAGTAGTAATGTACTTACCACTTACCGCTGTGAATCTGGTATGCAATAATAATTCATAGTAGTATGGTATTTTGCTTGtatgtatattgatatataGCGTTACTACATGATTGTAGTAACGCTTACCCCGCcctatcaattattttaatgccACACgtctaattatatacaaataaaatgagtGCTACCCCAAGTGGAAGAAAAACAACCTCACTTAATTATATAACCAAACATTTCTCAACATTAGTAATGTTACAGTAGGAGGCTGAGTGGTCTATTGTAATTACAGGCAAAACGGTCATATCTTCTTACCCacagttggtggcgcattggcaggGTTGTAGTGACCATTCACCATAAAGTGGCCAATGGTCAGTCTgctttattttatggtataggtttgcggacgagcatatatgccacctgatgttaagtggtcaccatcacccatagacaatgacgctgtaagaaatattaactatcccttacattgtcaatgtgtcaccaaccttaggaactaagatgttatgtcccttgtgcctgtagttacactcactcacccttcaaacatgaacataacaatactgagtactgttatttaataataataacaataaagtcATTTATTTTCTCTCTTCACAAAAATACTATAGACATCTTACATAAGAACACATTTGTGAGAGACTGGAGCCCGTGATGGGTATAAGAATACCTGTATTACAGGTCTCCAGGTCCCCACACTGCCTTATTAACAAGGTGTTCTCATTACATTATATAGTTGTATGTATGTTGGAGAgattgtttgtgtgtgttagagtgtatgtgtgtgtgtgtgttaataAGTGCCAACTTATAATGAGTGAGATAGTCCTTCACTGTAGTAGAAtaaggttataaataaaaaattaagagatTTTCGGTGTCATCAtagtctctctctctctatttggcggtagaataactgatgagtgggtggtacctacccagacgggcttgcacaaagccctaccaccaagtaagccTACCtattatagttaaaatattaatctatttgttatttttcagtTATCCGGATGAGCGAAGCGCACGCACGGATGCATCTGCGGAACCAAGTGAACGAGGAAGATGTTAACCTGGCCATCAGAACCATGCTGGAGAGCTTTGTGGACACGCAGAAGTACAGCGTCATGCGCGCTATGAGACAGGTAATATACGAAATAGTcaaatcctactactattataaaggcgaaagtttgtatgtatggatgtatggatgtttgttactctttcacgtaaaaactactgaatggatttgaatgaaactttaccacaatatagcttatacatcctactactattataaaggcgaaagtttgtatgtatggatgtttgttactctttcacgtaaaaactactggaatggatttgaatgaaactttaccacaatatagcttatacataagaataacacataggctacaatttttgaggtttctaatgtgaggtcgtaaataaaaaatttttttgagcttacattgcaaacgctgactgaatcctacaagatagatcaaaacaatgtacaacAGTACcgcctttgtacatctactcaacattttacccatttgccttgttttttattattggtgtacaataaagagtataaaaaaaaaaaaaaaaaaaaacagtattgtacaacttaaaaaggtctacaaaaaagtccgtgatggtatatgtttatctcttaggaataacccacaataaccattttttatcctttactttgtacgagaaataatggcttatttacgaagcgattttaagcgattactagactagacgggacgagcctgaagtccacgcgaacgaagtcgcgggcaaaagctagttatatataaattatttgtggcTTTGTATTGTACATGAAGATATAGTTAGTTGAGTTTTatctaagaatataaaaatgtgtaaCTTGAGTGCCTTGAATTTTCTGTTACAAAGATCACGTaaatggtcgagtggtgtgtacaccggttttcatgggtacgccactctgaggtcccgggttcgattcccggccgagtcgatgtagattaccattagttttctatgttgtcttgggtctgggtgtttgtggtaccgtcgttacttctgatttccataacacaagtgcttcagctacttacattggaatcagagtaatgtatgtgatgtctcatatttattaataaaaaaaaaaaatgttcgaagGTTCAAATATCGCGCAAATCGATGactaatatttaatcaatattgttCTCTTCTGTGACACACACACAGTGGAGGACACTGCATGTGCAATGAAATTCTATAACATGTGTATCTCCCAACCTTCAATGGAAGTATGCTGTAATGTGGTTCACTTTCGGTTTTCTTTCCTTAGCCCagaaatgtttcattttatttgctgATACtcttaattttgaaaaagtaaTGGCTTTCCTAGTTTAAgagttttatagatatatatttgtaacgtaattgtggcgcacgttacatgtttcatccatttataaataatttcaacaaaaaatattaaatttctaacataggttatcggatgtcatctgtcatttgactttgacaaccatttctaaggctatgtttatgcaaaatttaaaaataccgctaaatttgacatttaaaataaaaatgcactttttatgcattatgcgttcctgacctaattgtgatttattatctttatattatctttgagatgatctttgacatttgtctaagacctcactttccttccgccttttaagtcgaaatgtgacgctaaattattttcaaagtttttgtaacttttatttggtttaaactattgaatattgttgaaaattgaagttttaaggcacgatatgtcttaatttaaacgattggaagtaaatccatgtcggattacaaaaataaatttggatatttgtcgcctcgtggtaagtcgaaaaactttcttcgaaatttgaatttatttcaattgttcggtttcgtaacaacgattgtggttctttacagggaatttttagaatatttcccatgatgcattttgttatttttggaaaataaccgggattgaccgggtaagttggttgaattattaaagtgaaactatagattttcgaaattcgtgttaggttctaattagaattgtttctcttttgcagttattttcaacaatttatttctacaattattttcaatggttattttcaacaattattttcgaaatttattttctacagttattttctacaactgtaTTATCGTGGATTATTCCTTGAATTATTCTCTTTGTCTGTATCTTCGAGTGGATTATTTTCAACGCTTCTCGAAGAACTTATGAACtttatttctttggatattttgaagattaaattttagaaaccgtaaaggaagtgaaaactttataacaattatttaacttctggatttcggtatgtaattttgacatatttatttttaccgcaactttggaacttcgtgggatttagtatagattttataactttaagaaaatttggcattcaaacattttttttttaggatAGTTATGTACATTGTTGTAccgttatttaaacttaatatttgaCTTGTGTGtaacttttaattacatatctTAGTCTAACTCTAAAATTTTTTgctaactttaaaacatttaccataagtaaatatttaattaagtttagtgaatttaaatggatgtaaacatccaggcgcccgattttgttactgtttttactttaagactatttaattgttaaaattattttgatatattttctttgaataaactaatttataacatagatttgccttttctgtaaatctacttgtaatgttgaagggttatttaactgacttccggagcactttctttcgaggatttgattaatttaaaaaccttgtccagctctaccgcATTTTTAGTTTACCTCGAAGAAAATtaacctttttaaaatttaaatttatttttagtcaattaattattacaattgacACCCCCttcaaaattatacattacatatttcttttaaattgggTTATAGAACACCTAAAGAAGTAACAatacttttatgtttatttatttttcacatataTTCCTTTAAATACCGTTTACAAtagtaattgtaaaatattatgaacatcGTATAATTCTATTAAGCctacatattgtaaaaaatgtacatatttaacataaggtcatgttattttaatatttaattctaataaacatACTGTTAAAGATATAGAAGCccattaatcatattaataaaaataaattaatttgtttacagaCATTCCAGAAATATTTATCGTACAAGAAAGATCATAGTGAGTTACTCTACTACATACTCCGTCAGCTCACAATGGATCAGCTGGCATATATGCGGGGTCTTCATAACCATTCACAGTCGACTATTGAAATATCTGAGCGGGATCTTATTGAGCGAGCAAGGCAGATTAACATCTCAGACTTGAAACCCTTCTATGACAGcagaatattcaaattaaacagCTTCAGCTACGATCAAAAACGTAAAGTCATTATTCATACACTACCTGAGGTGCCGACTGAatcataactttaaaatattgttaagtgagtttgttttaatattttaaggatTTTTCGTTGCTTTATGATGTGTCTTGTTGATCAACCATattgaatcttttttttttttttcttgtcatttatataatactaggtGTATATTCCCACAGACGACAATattcacaattttttattttatatgtattagtaatagttttaagcattacttttaaaatttggtataattgcaaataatttttttaaataaaaataatagcttaagtCGGAGCTGAATCATCTTGCAAGGGTATTTGTtgcttttgtattttaaaacttaactttcgaacctttttttcttttcaatgacTTTTTCAgttgtatattttactatatattaaatgacaTCTATCAAGTAGAATTATAAAGATGTAAACAGCTTCTAATAGAGCTCTGTATGTAAACAATCATGACAATGACAagttattaagaaattatat
The genomic region above belongs to Vanessa cardui chromosome 21, ilVanCard2.1, whole genome shotgun sequence and contains:
- the LOC124538877 gene encoding DNA replication licensing factor Mcm2, which codes for MSSPIPDTPDRDGARSRMTSPARDYEMFEDEGAILGDNPEEEEEDGEELFNDNMEADYRPMPALDRYDAEDLDDEDYEAMSVGDRVAAERELQRRDRDEGRMRRDDRDLLYDDSDDESGDAPRAKRRRAAEKAATGSDEQVEEGIESIENLEDTKGYTTKEWVSMLGPRTEISNRFKNFLRTYTNSKGQFVYKERIRRMCEHNQASFHVEFDVLARREQVLAYFLPEAPFQMLQIFDEVAKEIVLQIFPSYERVTSEIHVRIADLPLIEELRTFRKLHLNQLVRTVGVITATTGVLPQLSVVKYDCNRCGYILGPFVQSQNSEVKPGSCPECQSAGPFMVNMEQTVYRNYQKVTIQESPGRIPAGRIPRSKDCILLSDLCDRCKPGDEVDLTGIYTNNYDGSLNTEQGFPVFATVIIANYIVVKDCKHIVDSLTDDDVANIVKLSKDPQIGERIVKSIAPSIYGHDYIKRGLALALFGGEPKNPGDKHKLRGDINVLICGDPGTAKSQFLKYTEKIAPRAIFTTGQGASAVGLTAYVRKSPTTREWTLEAGALVLADRGVCLIDEFDKMNDQDRTSIHEAMEQQSISISKAGIVTSLHARCSIIAAANPIGGRYDASLTFTENVNLSEPILSRFDVLCVVRDEADPMQDAHLAKFVVSSHIRHHPTQRGTTLEDTSTDNDFILPQELFKKYIVYARENVHPKLQNMDQDKVAKMYSQLRQESLATGSLPITVRHIESVIRMSEAHARMHLRNQVNEEDVNLAIRTMLESFVDTQKYSVMRAMRQTFQKYLSYKKDHSELLYYILRQLTMDQLAYMRGLHNHSQSTIEISERDLIERARQINISDLKPFYDSRIFKLNSFSYDQKRKVIIHTLPEVPTES